Proteins encoded in a region of the Prunus persica cultivar Lovell chromosome G4, Prunus_persica_NCBIv2, whole genome shotgun sequence genome:
- the LOC18778183 gene encoding nuclear inhibitor of protein phosphatase 1 codes for MFGRAGLDRFKKAQSLEPFSLNPNSNSKSTPLPSLSHSHQAQHQPPPPPLAPPEPAPLVGVEQTPQQHLTQLGGGQSTWQPPDWAIDPRPGVYYLEVVKEGQVLDRITLDRRRNIFGRQSQTCDFVLDHQSVSRQHAVVVPHKNGSIYVIDLGSAHGTFVANERVTKDTPVELEVGQSLRFAASTRTYILRKNDAALFPRPSLPAEVYLPPPPDPSDEEAVVAYNTLLNRHGLTRFDIGPMSRESGDSGAKGDTQQPERASKRIRKARVSFRDQVGGELVEVVGVSDGVDVETEPGPIGVKEGSLVGKYESLVQITVIPKGKEQLSAKEDNSSQKGMTEKLQQVLNRVKTAPKGGIYDDLYGDSFSGKVGSSWAYPSAGSSGKQGSPSRETDEKALSVKVGTNSSHADDDEDDLFGD; via the exons ATGTTCGGAAGAGCTGGCCTTGATCGATTTAAGAAAGCTCAGTCCTTGGAACCCTTTTCGCTCAATcccaattccaattccaaatccaCTCCCTTGCCCTCTCTTTCGCATTCGCATCAAGCCCAACATCAACCTCCTCCTCCCCCTCTTGCACCTCCCGAGCCTGCCCCTCTCGTGGGGGTTGAGCAGACTCCGCAGCAGCATCTCACTCAGCTTGGTGGGGGTCAGTCCACTTGGCAGCCCCCTGACTGGGCAATTGATCCCCGCCCCGGTGTGTATTATCTTGAGGTTGTCAAGGAAGGTCAGGTTCTTGATCGCATTACTCTCGATAGGCGTCGCAACATCTTTGGCCGCCAATCTCAAACTTGTGACTTTGTGCTGGATCATCAGTCCGTTTCCCGCCAACATGCCGTTGTTGTTCCTCACAAGAATGGAAG CATATATGTAATTGATTTGGGATCTGCACATGGCACTTTTGTTGCAAATGAACGAGTGACTAAAGATACCCCTGTTGAGCTTGAAGTGGGGCAGTCTTTGCGGTTTGCTGCATCAACTAGAACTTATATCTTGAGAAAGAATGATGCAGCTCTTTTTCCTCGTCCTTCACTGCCTGCAGAGGTTTATCTGCCTCCGCCTCCTGATCCCTCTGATGAAGAAGCTGTCGTGGCTTATAATACGCTACTAAATCGTCATGGTCTGACCAGGTTTGACATAGGGCCTATGTCCCGTGAGTCTGGTGACTCAGGTGCAAAAGGTGACACCCAGCAGCCAGAGAGAGCATCCAAGAGAATTAGGAAGGCAAGAGTGTCATTCAGGGATCAAGTGGGCGGAGAGCTGGTTGAAGTAGTCGGGGTTTCAGATGGTGTGGATGTCGAGACTGAACCTGGTCCAATAGGTGTAAAAGAAGGAAGTCTTGTTGGGAAATATGAATCCCTTGTGCAGATTACAGTAATACCAAAAGGAAAGGAGCAATTATCTGCAAAGGAAGACAATTCTTCCCAAAAAGGCATGACTGAAAAATTACAACAGGTCTTAAATAGAGTCAAAACTGCTCCAAAGGGTGGGATTTATGATGACCTTTATGGAGACTCTTTTTCAGGCAAAGTGGGTTCTTCCTGGGCATATCCTTCTGCGGGTTCTAGTGGTAAACAAGGTTCTCCAAGTAGAGAAACCGATGAGAAGGCATTAAGTGTAAAGGTTGGAACTAACTCAAGCCacgctgatgatgatgaggatgatttATTTGGTGATTGA